The candidate division KSB1 bacterium genome segment CCGGCAAGACGGGTCGGGAATCGTTCTTGCGATTTTCAACTTTCAACTTTGAACACTCTGCAATAATCCAGGATCGAATTGCCGGCCTTGACATTCCAGGAACCAAGCCGCTGATCAAGCCCGGCTGTTGCCGCAAAAGGATCACACAAGTTGCCATAAATGCCTTGTTCGCTGCAATGGCAAAAATATTGCGCGACTCCAATATGTGGCCGTTGGCACGATCGCTCAATCAGCCTGATGAATTTTGCCCGCAGCTCACGGGTCAACGACCCGTGCTTCAAAGGGTCACGCGGCCGCATGGAACCCCGGTAATGGGCACGATCGGCTCTCAAAACGGTTTGCGGCAGGTTCATACCTCATGCAATCACCATCAACGCAATAAAAATTGCCGGATTTGTTCAACCAATTTCCAGTAAATTATCTGTCCGAAAACACTGCCGTTCCGCTGTCTCTTGTTGAATCGAAGCGCTCTTCGATGTGACACGTCCCCTTGAGAGGCAGTGAGGTGGCTTTTTTAGCTCTGCACAGGTACCCCGTAAATTTCCTCTGTCTTTGTCTTTGTTTTTTTCTGATTCTGATTCATTCTGAGCGAGTGCACTGTTGCTTTGATTGTACCAGCCCTGTCCCGGCATGTCATTCTGCAAGGATGCCATCGCAGGGATTTGCTTTTCAAGGGAACAGACCATTCGACAGTCCCGGCGAGTAATTTTTAATTTATATATCAAAGAGGAGGAAACATTTATGCGATACCGGCTGTTGTGGATGTGGGGCTTGTTTTGTGCCCAATTGCTGTTCGCACAGCCAGCCACCAATTCCGATCCGCCACCGAATGACGGAGGGATGGCTGCCGGTGAAGATGGCGAAGAGCGGGATATAAAGACGGAGGCCAGAAAGCTGGCGGAAGCGGCTGCGGCAGTGGCGCGAGGGGAGGCCGTCTACCGGCGTGCCTGTGAGGCGTGTCACGGCGCGAATGGGGATGGCAATGGGCCGGCTGCGAGAGCCTTGGATCCCCGTCCCCGGGATTTTACCCGGGGTTCGTTCAAGTTCCGCTCCACCCCGACAGGTAATCTGCCCACTGATGACGATCTCTTCAAATCCATCTCCGCGGGAATTCCCCGCACTGCCATGCCCGCGTGGAGAGGCCTGCTGACCGAGCGGGAACGTTGGGATGTCATTGCCTACCTCAAAACCTTTTCCGACAAATTTGAAAAATGGGGAGCGGGTGAGCCCCTCACCATACCCGCCGAACCCCAGGCCACGCAAGAGAGCATATTTGAAGGCAGGCAAATCTTCAAGATCATGGAGTGCTGGGCTTGCCATGGGCAGAAGGGGCGTGGCGATGGACCCTCGGCGTCAACCCTCAAGGATGATTGGGGCCATCGCATCAAGCCGTTCGATTTTACCATTGGCAGCTACAAGGCCGGCAGCGAAAACGCCGATGTCTACAAAACGTTCAACACGGGGTTGAACGGCACCCCGATGCCCTCCTATCACGATGACTTCCTTTATCCCAGAGAGGGTGTGGATGATTTCTCCCGCTATCAGAAATACTATTCTCAGGAAGAAATCAACGAGCTGGCCGGTTACATGAAAACACTGCCGAGCGCCACGGAGCTGGAAGCGATGTCGGAAGCGGATCGCGAGGCGCTGGCGAACAAGCGGCGTTGGGCGTTGGTACATTTCGTCAAGTCGCTCTCGCGCAAGAAGGGCCTTTT includes the following:
- a CDS encoding c-type cytochrome, whose protein sequence is MRYRLLWMWGLFCAQLLFAQPATNSDPPPNDGGMAAGEDGEERDIKTEARKLAEAAAAVARGEAVYRRACEACHGANGDGNGPAARALDPRPRDFTRGSFKFRSTPTGNLPTDDDLFKSISAGIPRTAMPAWRGLLTERERWDVIAYLKTFSDKFEKWGAGEPLTIPAEPQATQESIFEGRQIFKIMECWACHGQKGRGDGPSASTLKDDWGHRIKPFDFTIGSYKAGSENADVYKTFNTGLNGTPMPSYHDDFLYPREGVDDFSRYQKYYSQEEINELAGYMKTLPSATELEAMSEADREALANKRRWALVHFVKSLSRKKGLFHTLFLENTDQTR